The genomic segment ACGGCGAGTACTCGTGGCGGGCCCCGTTGGCGAACCCTTTGATGGCCGCTTTGGTGGCGACGTAGGACGAACGGTACGCCAGCGGGAACGACGCGAGCATAGAGCCGACCATCACCACCCGGCCGTGACCTCGCTCGCGCATTCCGGGCAGAGTCAACTGCGCCAGCCGTACGGGACCCAGGACATTGACTTGGAAAACGCGGCGCAAGGCCTCGCCGGGCAACTCCTCGAACGGACCGGACTGGCTCTCGCCGGCATTGTTGACGAGGACGTCGACCGTTTTCAGCCGCCCCGCGAGCGCCTCGATCGAGGCCGGATCGGTGAGGTCGAGCGGCAGGTATTCGACCCCCTCGGCCGGCTTGCCGACCGTTTCCGGGTGCCGGCTCGTGCCCAGAACCCGGTAGCCCCTGGCCACGAGTGCGGCCGCCGTGGCCAGGCCGATGCCGGACGAGGCGCCGGTGACCAGCGCGGTGCGATCCATCGCAGCACCCTATCGGGTGGCGGCGGCCCCGTTGACCGTCGACCGACGTGGTGCCCTGCGCGACCGCCGATCAGTCTGCGGGCGTGTGCGCCTTCAGCTCGGCCAGCAGCCCGTCACGGTCGGCCAGCACCGCGCCCAGGATGCGCCGGCCCGCGGCCAGCAGGTCGGCCACATCGGGCGTGCTCAGCGCATACATCACCAAGGCGCCGTCGCGGAAAGAGACAACCACTCCCGTACGCCGCAGCACCGCGAGCTGCTGCGAGAGATTGGACGGCTCGACGTCGATCTCGGACAGCAGTTCCCGTACGGGGCGGGGCCCGGCCTGCAGCAGTTCGAGCACCCTGATCCGCACGGGATGGCCCAGCGTGCGGAACATTTCCGCCTTCGCCTGGTAGAGCGGCACTGACATCGACGTCTCCCACCTGAATCCGTGCGGCAATCGTACGGAATTCGCCGGACGGCCCGGACGGGAAGGCCAGGCCACGACGATCAGCAATTGGTGATCTGCCGAATTGCAGAAGTCTTCAATTCGAGCGCCGCACATGATGACTGTGGAACGCCCGCACGCCGCCACGACGGACGCGGTGTCCGATCGACGTGCGCCGCTGGGGTCCATGCTGGAACCCAGGCAAACGGAAGGGACTTACGGGGCATGGCCGAGATGGACGTGGCACTCAAGGACGCGTTGCAGGTCGACGGCGCGATCGCGGTCGCGATCGTGGACTGGACCAGCGGCATGGCACTGGGGACGGCGGGCGGCGGGTTCGGCTTCGACGTCTCCGTCGCGGCGGCCGCCAATACGGAGGTGCTGCGCGCGAAACTGCGCACGCTGGAAATGCTCGGAATGCAGGAATCGGTCGAGGACATTCTCGTCACGCTGGGCTCGCAATATCACGTGATCCGCCCGGTCACGTCACCGGACGGGCGCGGCCTGTTCGTCTATCTGGCGCTGCATCGCGATCGCGCCAACCTGGCCATGGCCCGCCATCGGCTGCGCCTCATCGAGCAGCAGCTGGAGATTTGAGAAGCCGCATCGTGCCCCGTGGACAACGGAACGCGATCTTGAGGGCGGCCGCGTAGCGTGAGGGCCGGATCCACAGCCGTCGTGACGGCCCGGTTCCGAGCCGTCCAGCGTGGGAGGTCGCGTGAGTCGTTTCGTCGAGGGTGTGGTCGCGAACGCGGAGCGGGCCCGCACCGGCATGGTCACCGGGGAACCGGGGCAGGCCGTCCGGCGCACGTGGTCCGAGCTGCACAGTCAGGCCCGCCGCGTCGCGGGTGGGCTGATCGCCAACGGGCTGCGGCCCGGGCAGGCGGTGGCGGTGCTGGCGGGGATGCCGGTCGAGATCGCGCCGGTGGCTCAGGGTGTCTGGCTGGCCGGCGGGAGCATGACGATGGTGCACCAGCCCACCCCGCGCACCGATCTGAGCGTCTGGCGCGACGACACCTTGCGCGTGCTGCGCATGATCGACGCGCAGCTGGTCGTCGTCGGCGCGCCGTTCGAGCAGATGGCGCCGATCCTGGACGGGTACGGGATCCCGAATGTCAGCCCGGGCGAGCTGGCCGCCGGCGACGAAGCCGCGCCGGTCGAGGCCGGCGAGGACAGTCCCGCCCTGCTCCAGCTGACCAGCGGCTCCACGGCCGAGCCGAAGGCCGTCCGGATCACCCACCGCAACCTGTTCGCCAACCTGACCGACTCGAGCCACCACCTCCGCTGCGGCGAGGACGGCGTCATGGTGTCGTGGCTGCCGATGTTCCATGACATGGGCATGATCGGCTGCCTGGCGCTGCCCATGCTCAGCGGCCTGGAGCTGGTCAGCGTCACACCGGCCGACTTCCTGAGCCGGCCGCTGCTGTGGGCCGAGCTGATGAGCCGGTACGGCGGGACGATCACCACCGCGCCCAATTTCGCGTGGGCGGTGCTCACCCGGCAGCTCGCGCGGGTCGAACCAGGCACTCTCGATCTGTCCGCGCTGCGCGTCGCGTGCAACGGCGCGGAGCCGATCGACCCGGCGACGATGCGCGCGTTCGTCACCGCCGCGTCCCGCTTCGGCTTCGATCCCGGCGCGGTGAACTGCTGTTACGGCGCCGCGGAGAGCACCCTGGTGATCTCGCTGTCCGAGGTGTCCGATCCGATGACGCTCGACCGGGTCGACCCCGTCGCACTCGAACGCGACCGCCTGGCCAAGCCGGGTCCGCGCGAGATACCCATGCTGGGCCGGCCGTTCCCCAGCGTCGAGGTGCGCGTCGTCGACGACGAGGGCGCGAGCCTCGGTGAGCGCCAGGTCGGCCGCCTGCAGCTGCGCGGGGAGTCGGTGACCGACGGCTACATCACGCCCGGCGGGTTCGAGCCGGCCCGCGACGCCGACGGCTGGCTCGACATCGGCGACGAGGGCTACGTGGCCGACGGCCAGATCGTGGTGTGCGGGCGGCGCAAAGACGTGATCATCATGGGCGGCCGCAACATCTACCCGACCGACATCGAGCGGGCGGCCGCGACAGTTCCCGGCGTACGGGAGGGCAACGTCGCCGCCGTGCGCCTGCTCGCCGGGGACGGACTCGCTCGTGAATCGTTCGCGGTGCTGGCCGAGTCGCGCGACGCCGGCGACCAACAGGCCGCGGAGCGGATCGCCAAGGAGGTCCGGGCCCGGGTGGTCGCGGAGATCGACGCGCGGCCCGCGGAGGTGTGCGTCCTGCCGCCCGGATCGCTGCCGAAGACGCCGTCCGGCAAGCTGCGCCGGGCGGCCGCGCGCGCCCTTCTGGCCAAATACAAGTGATTGACTGCGATTAATTGACAGTCGGCTACCGGACAGTCGCTGGACATAGCGCCACTCCGTTTACTCCATACGATGGGTCGGGGAAACCGAATCGATCTGGAGGAGGTGGACGGTCATGCGGCGGCTTGATTTCCGGTCGGCCCGGTGGCGCAAGTCCAGGAGCAGCTCCGAGACGAACTGTGTCGAGGTGGCCCTGGTCGACGGGGTCGTCGGGGTGCGTGACTCCAAGAACCCGGGCGGTCCGGTGCTGGCTTTCACCAGGGCGGAGTGGACGGCCTTCCTGAGCGGCGTACGGGGCAACGAGTTCGAGCTCGACGAACTGGCGCGCTGACCTTCCGGGCCGGCCGGAACCGTTTTCGCAGCCTGCCGAATAGGCAGGACTCCGTTTGGCCGAGGCCCCGGCAATGGTTGAACAGCCACGCGCGGCCGGTGCAGAACGATCCGATCACGGCCGCTCAGGTCGTCGGGCAGCCGGGCGCGGGACTCGACCGGGCGCCTGGCCGGCAGATCGTCGAAGTACTTGCGCGACCCGTTTGGCCGTCGGGTACGGGCAGGTCGATGCAGGCGAAGCCGGCCGAGGCCGGCGCGGCGGGCCCGTCGAGCGCGGTGCTCATGTTGCCGCCCGGCGGAAGATGCATGGAGAACTCGGCGAAGAGGTCCTTCGCGCCGCGCCCCCGTCTCGTCGCCGACCAGGCCGTCAATGCCCGGCGGCGACGTCGGGCAGGCGTGCTCCCGGAGCTGTGCCGGGGAGGCGCTCCGCCCGGCACCGCCCGGACTCGCGCAAGAATGGCAGCCCTTCGTCGTTCGAGCCGGCCAGGCGGCCCGAGAGAGTGACCGTTGTCCAACACCGCGCCGCCCGTGTGCTGCTCGGCGACTCGGCCGGGCGGGCCCTGCTGCATCGATCGCGCCGGATGCCACAGGCCTGGCCTCACGTCCGGAGCCGGCGCCATCACTGATTTCGGTCGCCGTCCGCGCGAACGCCGCACCACCACTGACGACGGCGCAGGTACCGTCGTCGGTGATGTCACAACCGCAACTAATGGCAACAGCTTGCTAGTGACCGAGGTGGGCAGCGTGAATGACAGCGTGACAGATCCGGAACCACCCGACGTCGCGCGGGCGCTGACCCACATGGCGCAGCAGCTGCGCGGGATCGGGCGGCTCGGCGTGGCGTTCTCGGGCGGGGTGGACTCGTCGGTGCTGCTCTCGCTGGCCGCGCGCACGCTCGGGCCGGAAAGGGTGCTGGCCGTCCTCGGGGTGTCGCCGAGCCTGGCCGCCGACGAGCGGACCGCCGCGCACGAGGTGGCCGCGCACATCGGGGTGCCGATGATCGAGGTCGAGACGCGCGAAGGTGAGCGCGAGGCGTACCGCGCGAACGGCCCCGATCGCTGTTACCACTGCAAGGACGAGCTGTTCACGCGCATCGACGCGGCCGTCAGCGCGCAGCACGGGCTCGACGCGGTGGCCTACGGGGAGAACGCTGACGACGTGCGCCGCCACGACCGGCCCGGGGCGAAAGCGGCCGCGGCCCACCGGGTGCTGACTCCGCTGGCCGACGCGGGTCTGGACAAGGCCGCCGTACGCCGGATCGCGCGCGCGTTCGCGCTGCCGTGCGCCGACAAGCCCGCCGCGCCGTGCCTGGCGTCCCGCATCCCCCACTTCCAGATCGTCAGCCCGCGCAAGTTGAGCGAGGTCGAACAGGCGGAGGCGGCGCTGCGCCGGCTGGGTTTCGGTGACCTTCGCGTACGGCACCACGGCGACGTCGCCCGGGTCGAGTTGCCCGCCGGCGATCTCGTCCGGGCCGTGCAGGATCCGCTGCGCGACCATGTGCTGCGCGCGGTGACCGGGGCCGGTTTCCGTTTTGTCGCGCTCGACCTGGCCGGCATTCAATCAGGGGCGTTCACGGGTGCCTACTCGGCCGCCTCCGCGAACGCCGCCCCGAGCACTGATGGACAACCCGAGCAACCATGATGCGACAACGGGACAGCACGAAGGCAGGCAGGACCGGCCGATGACCGACGACTTGGCCACCTACGCCCATCTGGATCGCGACCGGACCCGGCGGCGGGGCTACCCCGAGGCCGTCTACTGCGCGCACAAGACAGCCGAGCAGGTCGCGGGCATCGCCGCCGCCCTGCGGGACAGCGCGGACGGCGTCACGTTGTTCACTCGCGCGGGAGACGAACATGCTCGCGCCATCCTCGCGACGCTTCCGGGCGCCTTCCACGACCCGGCGGCCGGTCTGCTCGCCTGGCCGCCGCGCCCGCCCCGGCCGACGGGCGAACGGGTCGTCGTGGTGGCCGCGGGCACGTCCGACCTGCCCGTCGCCCGCGAGGCGGCGCTGACAGCGCAGTATCTGGGCCGCACGACCGACCTGATCGTCGACGTCGGCGTGGCCGGGCTGCACCGGATTCTCGGCCACGTCGACACGCTGCGCCGCGCCCGCGCGGTCGTGGTCGTCGCCGGCATGGACGGCGCCCTGCCCGGCGTCGTGGCGGGCCTCATCGCGGCGCCGGTGATCGCCGTGCCGACGTCGGTCGGGTACGGCGCCGCCTTCGAGGGCCTGGCCGCCCTCCTGACGATGCTGAACGCCTGCGCCCCCGGGGTGGCCGTGGTGAACATCGACAACGGTTACGGCGCCGGCCACCTGGCCGCCCAGATCACCGCGCCCACCAGTGCGGTCTCCGCAGCGGCGGCCCCCGAACGGCCCGGCGCTGATACCGAGACGGCCACCGGGGAACAGCACAGCGCAGGCTCCCGGACGACCACGACCGACCAACGCGGCAGCGCCTCCCGGGCGCCGAGCGGCGAACAGCCGCGCGCGTGAAACGGCACGCGTGGGTCGACGCGTCGGCCGGGATCGCCGGGGACATGCTGCTCGGGGCGTTGCTCGATGCCGGCGCCTCGCTCACTGTCGTGCAGAACGCGGTTGACGCCGTCTCGGGCGGAACCGTGCGGGTCCGCCGGCGAGAGGTGACCCGAGGCGGGTTGCGCGCCCTCAAGGCCGAGGTGGAACCGCTCGTCGACGACCCGCCCCACCGCACCTGGGTCGATGTGCGCGAGATGCTCGAACGCGCGGGAACGGACACCGTGACCGCCACCGCGGTGTTCCGCTGCCTGGCCGAGGTCGAGGGCCGGGTGCACGGCACGAAGCCCGACGATGTGCACTTCCACGAGGTCGGGGCGCTCGATGCGATCGCCGATGTCGTCGGTTGCTGCGCGGCCCTGGCCGACTTGGGAGTCGCCACCGTGTCGGCCGGCCCCGTGGCGCTCGGGTCGGGCTCGGTCCGCACCCGGCACGGCCGGTTGCCGGTGCCCGCGCCCGCCGTGGCCGAGCTGGCCAGGGGCTGGCAGGTGTCCGCGGGCGGCGAGGGTGAGCTGGCCACGCCGACCGGGCTGGCCCTGCTGCGCAGCCTGGCCCGCGCCTGTGAGCCGTTGCCGCCGATGACCTTGGAGGTGGTCGGTGTCGGCGCGGGCACCCGCGACCCGGCCGGTCGCGCCAACGTCGTGCGCGTGATGATCGGCAGCACCGGGGCGCAGGCGTCCGAGCCCGCCGGCAAGCGAGCGGAGGCGCCCGCCCCGAGCGAGTCCGGCGAGCGTGCGGTGCTGCTCGAGGCGAACGTCGACGACCTCGATCCCCGGTTGTGGCCGGGCATCCTGACCAGCCTGCTCACGAACGGTGCGAGCGATGCGTGGCTGGTGCCGATCGTGATGAAGAAGGGCCGTCCCGCGCACACGTTGAGCGTTTTGTGCACGCCCGCGATGGCCGGCACGTTGCGTGATCAGATCTTCCGCGACACCAGCACGCTCGGGGTGCGGCACAGCCCGCGCGGCAAGGTGGCCCTCGAACGCGCATTCGTCGACGTGACGGTGGACGACACCCGCATCCCGGTCAAGGTCGCGCATCGGGACGGCGTGGTGCTCCAGGTCATGCCCGAGTTCGACGACGTGGCCGCGCTGGCCCGCCGGCAGGAGCGGCCGGAACGGCTCGTGCTGCAGGAGGCGCTGGCCGCCGCCGGGGACGCCGGCCTGTTCGTGGGGGCGGCCCTGCCGGAGAACCTGCGCCCGGCGCAGTAGGCTCCGTCCATGAACAGCACCGTGCGAGCCGCGGACGGCCACACCATCGGCTACGAGGTCCACCGGCCCGCCGCGGGTGACGAGCGGGGCACGACGGTGGTGTTCCTGCCCGCCCTCGGGGTGCCGCTGTCGTACTACTCCAGGCTGTTCGAGGTGTGGGCCGGCGCCGGGCGCACCGTCGTCGGGGTCGAGCATCGCGGCCAGCCGCTGAGCCCGATCGCCGGGATCCGCCGCGGGCGGTTCGGCTACAGCGACATCATCCGCGCCGATGTGCCGGCCGTCTTCGCGCTGCCCGAGGTGCGCGGGGCCGAGCGGACGATCCTGATCGGGCACAGCATGGGCGGCGCCCTCGCCCTGCTCTCCACGGCCGCGGGCACGGTGGCGCCGGACGCCGTGGTCACCATCGCGACCGGCACGAGCTGGTGCAGCGCCGAGTTCGGGGCCCGCCGCCGCGTGCAGCGGTACGCGGGCATCCGCGTGGTCCGGACGGTGACGCGCACTCTCGGCTACTGGCCCGGCCACCGCCTCGGCTTCGGCGGTCGCCAGCCCAGCACGGTCATGCGCGACTGGGCTTACGAGGCCAGCCATGGCCGCTTCCGCCTGCACGGCGACCCGTTCGACTACGAGACGGCCCTGTCGGAACTCAAGACCCCGCGTCTCATGCTCGACATCGAGGGCGACGACCTGATCAACCCGCGCGCGGTGGCCCTGCTCGCCAAACGCGCGGCTCAGGCCGAACGCATGCGGATCCGCTCGGCCGACGGCGTCCGCGTCAACCACTTCACGTGGGCCCGACGCATGCCCGCCGAGGTGACCACCCCTATCGACGAGTGGCTGGCCGCCCTCTGACCACGAGTGCGCGCCGCGTGGCCTAACCGCGCAGGGTGGACTCGACGGACTTGAGCAGGTCGTCGTCGGCGGCCAGGTCGGGGGCCAGCAGCGACAAGACGTCGCGCGCGGAGCGTGCGCGGTCGGTGAACGGCTGCGCGCCTGCGTCCGAGACCGGTGCGCCGAGGCCGCGCAGGTGGTCGATCCAGGCGGCCAGGATGCGCACGGCGCCGGTCGGCAACCGGCCGGCTGCGCGCTCGCCGCGCAACACCGGGAGCACACGGATCGGAATCTTCTGCGAACCGTCGGCAGCGATCTGCGCGAGCGTGTGCCGGATGCGCGGGTTGGCGAAACGCTCGAGAAGCGCCGACCGATAAGCACTCAGCTCGCCGGTGGGCAGCGGCACGTGCCGGCAGGCCTCGTCCCACCAGTCGTCGAGCCAGCCGCGGCAGACCGGGTCGGCCACGGCGTCGGCCACCGTCTCGTGGCCGAGCGCGCTGCCGGCGTACGCGAGCAGGGAATGACCGCCGTTGAGCAGCAACAGTTTGCGCGTCTCGTGGGGCACGACGTCGTCGACGAACCGGGCGCCGGCCCGCTCCCACGCCGGCCGCCCGGCTGGGAAGTCGCCGCTGAGCACCCATTCGGTGAACGGCTCGGTCACGACCGGCGCGGCGTCGGCCCACCCGCCGGCCGACTCCACGTCGCGTACGTCGGAAGGGGTGGTCTTGGGGGTGATGCGGTCGACCATCGTGGTCACGAAGGAGACATTGGCGGTGATCCACTCGTCGAGCGCGGGGTCGAGGCGGGCCGCCAGCTCGTGCACCACGCGCGCGGTGACCTCGCCGTTGCCGGGCAGGTTGTCGCAGGAGACGACGGCCAGCGGACCCGAGCCGGCCAGCCTGCGCGCGGCCAGGCCGGACACCAGCCGGTCGGCCACCACCCCGGACGGCGCATAGGCAGCCTCGGTCATCGTGATCGTGACGAGTGCCGTCGACTGCGCGGAGATGAGCGTCCGCCACGTGGCGGAGTCACTGCCCGGATGCGCGGAGACGAGCGTTTTCTGCACCTGCAGGTCGTCCGACGACGGCCCGCGCACCACGAGCGTGTAGCGACAGTCCTGCGCACTCAACGCGTCCGCGAGCGTGGCCGAACGGCCGGTGAACGCCGCGATCCCCCACTCGCCGGGGTCGGAGCCGGCGCCGGTGTACCAGGCCTGGTGGGCGCGGAAGAACCCGCCGAGCCCCAGGTGGACGATGCGGATCGACCTCACAGCTTGAACACCTTCCGGGGCTGGTCGACGACGAGCGCGGTGAGCGTCTCGAGCGCCTCGTCCTCGTCCAGGCGATGAGCGGCGACGAGTTCGGCCAGGAAACCCGCGTCGAGCCGGCGCGACATGTCGTGCCGGGCGGGGATCGAGCAGAACGCGCGGGTGTCGTCGATGAACCCGGACATCCGGCTGAACCCGGCGACCTCGGTGACGGCCCGCTGGTAGTGGCGGATCTCGCTCGGGTTGTCGAGGAACCACCAGGGCGCGCCCGCGTAGACGGCCGGGTAGAAGCCGGCCAGGGGTGCGATCTCGCGGCTGTAGACGTCCGGGTCGACCGTGAACAACACGAGGTGCAGGTTCGGGTGGGTGCCGAACCGGTCGAGCAGCGGCTGCAGCGCGGCGGTCAGCTCCACCTGCACGGGAATGTCGTGCCCGGTGTCGGGGCCGAAGCCGGCCAGCGTGGCCGGGTGGTGGTTGCGCCACACGCCGGGGTGCAGGGTCATGACGAGGCCGTCGTCGCACGACATGCGGGCCATCTCGAACGTCATGTGCCGGCGGAAGGCGGTCGCCTCGGCCGGGGTGATCGTTCCCTGCAGCGCGGATCGATAGATGCGCTCGGCTTCACTCACGTCGAGGGGCTCGGTTCCCGCGTCGAAGTGACCGTGGTCGGCCGACACCGCGCCGAGCGAGATGAAGTAGCGCCGCCGTTCCTCCAGGGCCGCGATGTATCCGGCATAGCTGCCGACGTCGCCCGGCAGCTCCTTGATGAGCTCGGGCCAGCCGGGGCGGCCCAGCTCGAGGTAGCGGTCGGGCCGGAACGTCGGCGCGATCCGTGTCCCGACCGCGGGGTCGTCGCGCAGGGCGCGGTGCGCGGCCAGATCGTCGGCCGGGTCGTCGGTCGTCGCCAGGAAGTCGATGGTGAACCGGGACAGCAGCGCCCGCGGCCGGTGGCTGGCCTGACCGAGCTGGGCGGCGATCGCGTCGTACAGGGAATCGGCGTTCTCGGCGCTGGGGCGCTCGGTCACCCCGAAGACCTCGCTCAGCGACGACTCGAACCAGTAGCGCACCGGCGTGCCGCGCAGCAGGTGCCAATGCGCGCAGAACAACCGCCAGGCCTCGCGCGCCCGCTCCGGCGAGAGCGGCCCCTCCCCCACCCCGAGCGCGGTCAGCGGCACCCCGCCGGAGTGCAGCAGCCGGGTCACGTAGTGGTCGGGCTGGATGAACAGCGAGGCCGGGTCGGCGAAGGGCTCGTCGTCGAGGATCAGCCGTGGATCGACGTGCCCGTGCGGACTGATGATCGGTAGTGCCCTCACCTGCTCGTAGAGAGCACGGGCGATCGAGCGGACCCCCGGGTCGGCCGGCAGCAGCCGATCGGGGTGCAACGTCAGGGCAGCCATGCGCCCGAGCCTGTTCGCCCACATTGACCGCAGGCAATCAGTTGCCGTTTGTTGCCTGAGCACCACGGCAACAACTGGCAACTGATTGCGCTCCGGTTAACGGGAGACACACAGTGACCCCGATCACTCCCTACCGCGAGCGGCTCAGAGGAGACAACTTTCATGAATGCGAAACGGTTGACTGCGCTGGCCGCGGTGACGGCTTTGGCGCTGGGTGTGGCCGCGTGCGGCGGCGGCGACGAGGGCGGCGAGGGGGGAGCCGGCAAAACGCTCAACGTGCTGATCGGCGCGAACACTCAATACCCCGAGGAATTCCAGGCCTGGCAGAAGGACATCAGCGCAAAGTTTAAGGCGGCGACCGGCGCCGAGGTGAAGTTCGAGACATTTGCCAGCGCCAACGACGAGCTGACGAAGATCCAGACCTCCGTGGTGTCGGGTTCCGGGCCCGATGTCTACGCGGTCGGCACGACCTTCACGCCGACAGCCTATTCGACCGGCGCTTTCGTCAAGATGGGCGACGAGGAATGGCAGAAGATCGGCGGCAAGGACAAGTTCAACCCGGCCACGCTGGGCATTTCCGGCCCGGACGAGCAGAACCAGGTCGGCATTCCGTGGGTCAGCCGGCCGTTCGTGATGGCCTACAACACCGAGCTGCTCAAGGCGGCCGGCATCGACAAGCCCGCGACGACGTGGGACGAGCTGACCGCGCACGCCAAGCAGCTGACCAAGGGCGACCAGTACGGTCTGGCGATCGCCTACAAGGACAACTTCGACCCGTGGAAGTTCGTCTGGGGCATGTCCACCCAGGCCGGCAATCCGCTGGTCGACGGGAAGACCGCGAAGCTGCAGGACCCGGCCGTGCAGAAGGCGTACCAGACGTACTTCGGCTGGCTGGCCAACGACAAGGTCGTCGACCCCGCCTCCGTGGGCTGGACGAACCCGCAGGCCGTGGCCGCATTCGCCAAGGGCAAGACCGGCTACTTCCTGCTCACCACGACGACCGCGACGAACTCGCTCGACTCCGGAGCGGTCAAGGGCAAGTGGAAGTTCGCGCTGCTGCCGACCGTGCCGCCCGGCGCCACCAGCCGGCCCGTCAACGGAGTGGAGGCCGCCAGCATCCTCTCCGGCGACAACCTGCTCGTCGCGG from the Paractinoplanes abujensis genome contains:
- a CDS encoding SDR family oxidoreductase yields the protein MDRTALVTGASSGIGLATAAALVARGYRVLGTSRHPETVGKPAEGVEYLPLDLTDPASIEALAGRLKTVDVLVNNAGESQSGPFEELPGEALRRVFQVNVLGPVRLAQLTLPGMRERGHGRVVMVGSMLASFPLAYRSSYVATKAAIKGFANGARHEYSPYGVWLTTVEPGAIATGISQRRTSYIEPDSPHRAQYERMLAALNRNEAAGVSAERVAATIVRAIEASRPRQRYAVGSNAAVVFPLRRLAPIALVEKLTHKRHDLAR
- a CDS encoding ArsR/SmtB family transcription factor, which gives rise to MSVPLYQAKAEMFRTLGHPVRIRVLELLQAGPRPVRELLSEIDVEPSNLSQQLAVLRRTGVVVSFRDGALVMYALSTPDVADLLAAGRRILGAVLADRDGLLAELKAHTPAD
- a CDS encoding fatty acyl-AMP ligase gives rise to the protein MSRFVEGVVANAERARTGMVTGEPGQAVRRTWSELHSQARRVAGGLIANGLRPGQAVAVLAGMPVEIAPVAQGVWLAGGSMTMVHQPTPRTDLSVWRDDTLRVLRMIDAQLVVVGAPFEQMAPILDGYGIPNVSPGELAAGDEAAPVEAGEDSPALLQLTSGSTAEPKAVRITHRNLFANLTDSSHHLRCGEDGVMVSWLPMFHDMGMIGCLALPMLSGLELVSVTPADFLSRPLLWAELMSRYGGTITTAPNFAWAVLTRQLARVEPGTLDLSALRVACNGAEPIDPATMRAFVTAASRFGFDPGAVNCCYGAAESTLVISLSEVSDPMTLDRVDPVALERDRLAKPGPREIPMLGRPFPSVEVRVVDDEGASLGERQVGRLQLRGESVTDGYITPGGFEPARDADGWLDIGDEGYVADGQIVVCGRRKDVIIMGGRNIYPTDIERAAATVPGVREGNVAAVRLLAGDGLARESFAVLAESRDAGDQQAAERIAKEVRARVVAEIDARPAEVCVLPPGSLPKTPSGKLRRAAARALLAKYK
- a CDS encoding DUF397 domain-containing protein — protein: MRRLDFRSARWRKSRSSSETNCVEVALVDGVVGVRDSKNPGGPVLAFTRAEWTAFLSGVRGNEFELDELAR
- the larE gene encoding ATP-dependent sacrificial sulfur transferase LarE, with protein sequence MNDSVTDPEPPDVARALTHMAQQLRGIGRLGVAFSGGVDSSVLLSLAARTLGPERVLAVLGVSPSLAADERTAAHEVAAHIGVPMIEVETREGEREAYRANGPDRCYHCKDELFTRIDAAVSAQHGLDAVAYGENADDVRRHDRPGAKAAAAHRVLTPLADAGLDKAAVRRIARAFALPCADKPAAPCLASRIPHFQIVSPRKLSEVEQAEAALRRLGFGDLRVRHHGDVARVELPAGDLVRAVQDPLRDHVLRAVTGAGFRFVALDLAGIQSGAFTGAYSAASANAAPSTDGQPEQP
- the larB gene encoding nickel pincer cofactor biosynthesis protein LarB, whose amino-acid sequence is MTDDLATYAHLDRDRTRRRGYPEAVYCAHKTAEQVAGIAAALRDSADGVTLFTRAGDEHARAILATLPGAFHDPAAGLLAWPPRPPRPTGERVVVVAAGTSDLPVAREAALTAQYLGRTTDLIVDVGVAGLHRILGHVDTLRRARAVVVVAGMDGALPGVVAGLIAAPVIAVPTSVGYGAAFEGLAALLTMLNACAPGVAVVNIDNGYGAGHLAAQITAPTSAVSAAAAPERPGADTETATGEQHSAGSRTTTTDQRGSASRAPSGEQPRA
- the larC gene encoding nickel pincer cofactor biosynthesis protein LarC codes for the protein MKRHAWVDASAGIAGDMLLGALLDAGASLTVVQNAVDAVSGGTVRVRRREVTRGGLRALKAEVEPLVDDPPHRTWVDVREMLERAGTDTVTATAVFRCLAEVEGRVHGTKPDDVHFHEVGALDAIADVVGCCAALADLGVATVSAGPVALGSGSVRTRHGRLPVPAPAVAELARGWQVSAGGEGELATPTGLALLRSLARACEPLPPMTLEVVGVGAGTRDPAGRANVVRVMIGSTGAQASEPAGKRAEAPAPSESGERAVLLEANVDDLDPRLWPGILTSLLTNGASDAWLVPIVMKKGRPAHTLSVLCTPAMAGTLRDQIFRDTSTLGVRHSPRGKVALERAFVDVTVDDTRIPVKVAHRDGVVLQVMPEFDDVAALARRQERPERLVLQEALAAAGDAGLFVGAALPENLRPAQ
- a CDS encoding alpha/beta fold hydrolase — translated: MNSTVRAADGHTIGYEVHRPAAGDERGTTVVFLPALGVPLSYYSRLFEVWAGAGRTVVGVEHRGQPLSPIAGIRRGRFGYSDIIRADVPAVFALPEVRGAERTILIGHSMGGALALLSTAAGTVAPDAVVTIATGTSWCSAEFGARRRVQRYAGIRVVRTVTRTLGYWPGHRLGFGGRQPSTVMRDWAYEASHGRFRLHGDPFDYETALSELKTPRLMLDIEGDDLINPRAVALLAKRAAQAERMRIRSADGVRVNHFTWARRMPAEVTTPIDEWLAAL
- a CDS encoding mannitol dehydrogenase family protein, producing MRSIRIVHLGLGGFFRAHQAWYTGAGSDPGEWGIAAFTGRSATLADALSAQDCRYTLVVRGPSSDDLQVQKTLVSAHPGSDSATWRTLISAQSTALVTITMTEAAYAPSGVVADRLVSGLAARRLAGSGPLAVVSCDNLPGNGEVTARVVHELAARLDPALDEWITANVSFVTTMVDRITPKTTPSDVRDVESAGGWADAAPVVTEPFTEWVLSGDFPAGRPAWERAGARFVDDVVPHETRKLLLLNGGHSLLAYAGSALGHETVADAVADPVCRGWLDDWWDEACRHVPLPTGELSAYRSALLERFANPRIRHTLAQIAADGSQKIPIRVLPVLRGERAAGRLPTGAVRILAAWIDHLRGLGAPVSDAGAQPFTDRARSARDVLSLLAPDLAADDDLLKSVESTLRG
- the uxaC gene encoding glucuronate isomerase is translated as MAALTLHPDRLLPADPGVRSIARALYEQVRALPIISPHGHVDPRLILDDEPFADPASLFIQPDHYVTRLLHSGGVPLTALGVGEGPLSPERAREAWRLFCAHWHLLRGTPVRYWFESSLSEVFGVTERPSAENADSLYDAIAAQLGQASHRPRALLSRFTIDFLATTDDPADDLAAHRALRDDPAVGTRIAPTFRPDRYLELGRPGWPELIKELPGDVGSYAGYIAALEERRRYFISLGAVSADHGHFDAGTEPLDVSEAERIYRSALQGTITPAEATAFRRHMTFEMARMSCDDGLVMTLHPGVWRNHHPATLAGFGPDTGHDIPVQVELTAALQPLLDRFGTHPNLHLVLFTVDPDVYSREIAPLAGFYPAVYAGAPWWFLDNPSEIRHYQRAVTEVAGFSRMSGFIDDTRAFCSIPARHDMSRRLDAGFLAELVAAHRLDEDEALETLTALVVDQPRKVFKL